AGGATACCCTGAAACTGTGATTGTGCCTTCAATGTACCCTCCACTTTTCCTTCCTGCCAACACATCCAACAGAGTTGTTTTACCTGCTCCACTCACCCCCATCAGAGCTGTGAGGATGCCTGGCCTAAATGCACCGCTAACACCCTTCAGAAGGACTAATCTGTCCTCAATTACTCCATGATTCTTCATTTCCTGCAAGTTGAAATCAAAACGGATTTTGTTTTACTGGAAGAAGCAGACTTACGAATATGATAGGATAATGTGCTTATTATCTACGGTGTTTTCGTGGAAATCAACCTGTGGCATGTCTACTGAGTAAGTGATTCCGTCAAAGGTAAGAGAATGTGGCTCAAATGGAAGAATCATTCCTCTTTTCCTCCCGTGGCTGGGCTCGGCAACTTCCTTTGGCCTCACTGGTGCATGAAAATTGAAAGGTTTTTCAAAATCTGAAAGAATTGATGTGAATTACACAAAATAAATCACCTGTTTCTATGCTGCTACTTGGACCATTTCCTGGGAGTTTAAGTGGTAATCCAATATCTTGTAGAGTTTTGTCTTCATGCTTATTTCCATGAGATTCTTTCAAGATGATAGCCTGTGGCTTCTCAAGTGCTGCTCAATCATTAGCATAGCATAAGTGAGTCACAGTAAAATTTCTTCATGAATATAAAAACAGTGTGGAGGAAATACTCACGGTTGAGAAAAGTGAGAGCCAGAGTGAATGTGATGTTCAATAGAGCAACAAATCCGAGCAATGCTCCTACCCCTATCCAATACCACGATGCATGAGTGAAGAATCCGCGAGACTTCAGAACCTCAATTCCCAGTGACTCAGTTGAATTAGGAAGAACCTGtagttgaaaatttatttattacaaattggaaaatattttgaagtttGATGATTCAAGAAATTACGTGGCTCCAACTCTGGCCGAGGAACTCATTGACCATCATAGCATTCTGCTCATACATTATTGGTGAAATCCAGTAACCCCATGTCCACCATTTCTTAACATCCTCTATTTCAAGAGAAAATCAAAAGGCAAAGCAAACATGTAAggttcaaaaatttgaaaactacaaaCGTTTGTTGCATTGCATCTATTGAATACTTGTACCTCTTGACAATATAAAACCGCCCAGCGTCAGAAGGGTGACTATTGCAAATGATCCAAATGTGTTGGCTATAATCATATTCCTACCAGTTGCTGCAATTGTACGAAACAATGCAGAAGCCATCTGGCCAAGTAGCAGTAacagaagatattgtttgaaaAACCTGCATCATTGGCACATCTCAAATCTAATGCCACACAATCACAGTGAGTCTTCTTAAGTCCAAAGTAGATGAAGATAGATTAGTTACCTCCCAACACTTGGATCAAATCCAATTACATAGTAGGTGATAGATACCCAGACAACTACTTCAGCCAATGTAATAGGGATTTTGAGGACCCAGTTGGGAATAGCATATGCCCATGCAGGGTAAAATAGGAGGTCCCTTTGCTTGTAAAATATAGGAAGCTTTGCTACATTCATTGAAATATCAGCCATCCCATTAAACAACACCATTACTATGGAGAAAAAAAGTGCACCAGTGTAAACTCCCCCGTTATCCACAGAACCCTTATGCATCTCGGTACGCAGGAATACTGTCATTGCTATCACTGCCATCACTGCAAGCTgatggaaaaaggagaaaaatcacacatgcaaaacaaaaataagatacATTACAATCAAACATATAAAACTAACTTGAGATAGCTTGAAGATGTGAACAAATGCATTCCTCTTCATAAGCAAATATTCCCTTGAGAAGTTAGCTTTCAGAAGCTCCTTCATGTCTACCCCGTACTTCTTAGTAGTTAATGCAGCTGGGTGGTTCTTTGTCTTGTCAAATTGAATGGCTAGTTCATCTCTAAGTTCTCTACCAACATGGAAGCATTGAAATGCCTTCGCAAATTCGTTAACTGTAACAAAACTGTATGGCTCATCTTCGTGGATCCAGTACTGTTGTTGATCCTTCCTTGAAGTCACCTGGGAATGAATATAAACACATTTGATATTCTGATCATACTCATGCatatttttcttccaaattcATAATGTGTATGagataagaaaaggaaaatattgaTTCACTTCTTGGAGGAAATCAGCCACAGCTTTCCTCTCAGGACATCTGAAACCCAtagattcaaaaaattcaaggaCGAATTCACGAGGTCCTTGATATACTATTTGGCCGTTGGAGAGGAGGATTATGTCATCAAAAAGTTCGTATGTCTCTGGTTCTGGTTGCAATAGTGAGATAACTGCTGTTCCATCTAGAATGTGAACAATTTGTCTGAGACACTTGATAATTTGAACAGTTGTGGAGCTGTCCAAGCCAGAAGATATTTCATCCATGAACAGGGCATTTGTTGGACCAACCAACATCTCCCCTGCAAATAATGCatgcaaaaatatgaaaatagaaTGCAGAAACTGAATTGGAATAACTTGCATGGACAATTTGGATCACCACCTGTAGTAACACGCTTCCTTTGCCCACCAGATATACCTCGCAACATTTCATCCCCCACCACAATATCAGCACACATTTCCAGCCCCAAGATCTGTAAACAACAAATGAACAAATTATTGAGAGCTATTAAGAATGTATTTTTGAAGTAGGAGTGAGAGTCAGAACAGATACTGAAGGTATTATATCACCTTAAGTATGTATTCTGTCATCATTTGATTTGCTTCCTGGCTTTTAGATGCTGTTGCCTGGTATCACCAGAAGTCAGGAACATGAAAAGACAACTTGTTCATCACAATATAAATTCagtgaatttttatttaatcatagCCTTTAGCAAACTTCAATAACTGAAATGATTTTCCCCTAAGCAgtttttactttcaaattcaaCACAAGTAATCTTcccaaaacatatttttgaagGGAAGTGTTGGACACAAAACCACACTTCAAAGCTCCGTGTTCACCTTCATATAGATATCAACAATAGGGTCAGGCTTAATATTCGCTGCTATCTCTCTTCTTGACAGTTCAGATAGCAAATCTGTACATGGTTAAAACAATACCAAGTCATGATTGGATCACACAAGTGGAAGTTATCACTTTCAATAGCAGCATGAAGCCAAAAGATTTCCAAGGTAAATAAATAGCTGACTAACCATAACGTGATCCAACACCTTGGCACCTTGCAGAGAAAGCCAAGGTTTCCCTAACAGTCATTTCTCCTATATGAACATCATGTTGACTAATATAGGCAGAAGTTCTCTGGGGtacaaattcattcatctcatgCCCATTATAAGTCACTCTCCCAGAAACCTGCAGAATAAATCAGCACTTGAGTTGGACATAACCAATTGAAACAGAAAGCCAATGAAGAAAAGTGGAATTCTTTTTTCACCTTAAGATCTGGATCAAGCTTTCCTGCCAGAGCCAAAAGGAGTGTGGTTTTTCCAGAACTTGGAGGACCTAAAAGCAATGTCATCCTGATACATGCAACGATGAAGTATGAGACTAAGATATTGGAAAATGAATGAGGTTTCAGATTTTTGAATCCTTTCAATTCTACTCTCTCACCTGCAAGGTTTTACAATTCCACTAACATCTTTAAGAATGTTCACGTGCTTCTTTTTGCTAGAAAGAATATGCATATAGTTCAAGTAACTCTGAAAGATCAAATTCATCATAATTAGTTGTAGATCAAAGATAAACAAAATGCAACTATAGTTTTGATGGGAAAAAAAAGTATCAAATCGGTACATGGTTTACCTCTACTGTATTAACAATGAAGTTGAAGAATGTCGGTAAGGCTCTGCTGCCAACATAAGCTTCTGCTTCAACATTCAGATGCTCAAATCTAGCTTCAATTGTGGGAAAACTAATCCCAACTCTAGAAATATTGAAAGATAGTGAATAGGTAGAAAACTCATAGATGCAATGTCAGGGAAAGGcatgaaaacaaaacaatatttaacTTGTAATGTTGCCATAGAATGTGTATATATATGGATCACATGAACCAAGACACGACGAAGGAAATACTAGAAATGAATTTATTACCTGTCAATTCTTTCCCTCAGCTTCAACAGAAACTTTTCATTGTCCTCTTCAGCATCTCTTACCAACCTCTCCAACACATGCTTCCTTTCCTGTGTTCCAATATCAGTGACATCAATTTCCTTCACCTCACCATTGGATGTGATTAACAAGCCTTTCTTTAAACGATTGTAAGTAGGGAGCTTTTCAAGTGCAGCCCACTTCAGAgcttcttcatcatcttcttcaaaTGAATTCCTTGAAAAAACTCCACTTCCGTCTCTCCAAATTGAAGAACGGCTTACTTGAAAGCTGCTAGTACCTTTAGTCGGGTTACCATTGGCCATTGTCAACagaaaaaggtgaaaaaaaaaaataaaatggagcTTCAATAACTTCTCAAACTCAATAAATCAGCGTCTTCAgaagatattatattttagcCAAACGACTGTTATTCAAACATCATTCTAATCCATGGAGTAGTAGTGTTGCAGCCActcatttaaaaacaaaaatatcagaAGAAAGGGTGGACTAAATGGATTGAACTCAGTTGCTAAAACATATTGGAACAAAATCTCTTTGCTGGTGCAGTTCACTCCTTTTAGTCCTACTATCTGAAAGAAAAGAGCGACATGCTAAATGAAAGTCCTCCTTGTAAATTATAAGGACTCCACACTGAAGTTTTGAGAGTAGCAGAGTGTGACTCTTGCAGCAATGGATTAGGTGGCACACTTGTTATCAAATGAAAAACTTAAGAGAATAGAACTCTTTGATTTGAACTCTTAACATCATCTGGGTAGGTGTGTTGGAATTACAAAAAAGATCAAAGTAAGATAGAAAAGAAGGAGATGCAGACTACTATGAATTTATTTAGCAAACAAAGATAGAAGTAAAGTAACATACAGTTACGTGTAAtacttaaaacaaatatttgacaGATTGTATAATCAATCAATCTATACTGGTTGAATTTTTCGTCTTAGTTTCTATGAGGAAAAAGCATTTAAACTAATGCGTGATTGccaacataataataaattttgggaGGACAACGTCTTTCGAGTAATGCTAGTATTTTGTTTCATATTACACTTTACCATAATGAAGAAGGTTGGTAAAGCAAAAAGAAAGGGTTGGTTAAAAACATGGAACGTGGCCATGCTAAAACCTTAAGAAATCAGGGTTTGGATATTGCGTTTGGCAGTTAAAAATTCATGAAATGAAAACATTGCATTGTGTCATATGTTTATTTGGCTAACACAAAACCAAGACTTGCTGTATTTGAAAATATGTTAGTCTTCCTTAACAAGAAATGTTTCTTATTATCATGACTGCATCGTACGCAATGTTAACTATGTTCAAAGGATTAACGAACATGAAACAAAATGTTCGTTgaaataatgaaacaaaatgtttaatacGACGTATTACAACAACACATGCTATCAGTATAATGGGCTTCACGACAAGTTATGTGAATTGGGCTTTTTTTCTAGTCTAAGCCCAAATAAAGTGAATGCTTGATTGGGGCTGTTACTTCCTCCACCCCATGAGATTTCTTCATGCACTTCCATGGAGTGttgaaaaatctaaaatattcatgttttaaatttttggagtttgaAAGTCAGAAATAAATATGTTCTAAATGGAtaaaccaaaatatatttttaaatctaaaacaattgagaaattctcattagtatatttaaaatcaaaatttaataaaattaatagaaacattaaattttaatttattaaaaaaatgggttaagtatgtttttagttcctgaactttggtcaaaaattagaattcgtccctggttgaaactttgataaattttgatccctgaactttaaaaatgaatgaatatagtccttttaacccaattatgttgACTCTTTTTCAACAGGTggaatgtgtttcatgttaatattggagttgtttactctgtttgacacattctcggctCAATATTTACTAAGAAATGCattcgaaacctaaaaaaaaattcacaaaattggattaaaagaactatattcattcatttttaaagtttagagactAAAATTGATCAAAGTTTCAACCAgagacgaattccaattttgagtcaaagttcagaaactaaaaacatacttaatcctAAAAAAATGACGAGATAGAAAATAATGTACAAATACATAGATTTTTCCAAAAAGGAACATAAGAAAGACTAATATAGAAGTGGATGTGATATGATAGTAAAAGAGCGTAATCAATGATAAACTTGAAAGAAGATTGAATGGTAGGGTCAACAAAGAACCAAATATGGAGCAAAAATTGAGTGCAACATTTCCAAGCACCAAATCCAACGGCACTATCGAAAATTTAAGTACGCTTAACCCACTAAGGCTATGAAAATTTCAAGACCAAGaaaaaacacacaattcatAATTTGACACAACAATATATGCTTCTTAATTCAAACCACAAACCAAAAAACTGATATGGGAACCAACTTTACTCACCTTACCCCACTAATCATCAACAAAGGATAAAGTTAAATCCTATTCCCACCACACATGCCATACATAGTCAATAACCATATTTGTACGTTAATAAAACATTAcaatcttgtttctttttcggagtgtactttgtttgaaataaaaaagatactTTTTGGTAGCTTTTTTCAACACAGTGCCCCCAATTTGCTCAAACCAAAttcatttgttaaaaaaatgcaaaaatgaaAATGCCACAGTTCAAAATTAATtcttacatgaaaaaaaaaatcatatcatctgcataaatatttaacaaactGTTATTTTAggtaaattataaatgattaaatatatttttagtctcttaACTTTAAGTAAATcttagaattagtccatttcgaaactttggaccaatttagttcttcatttctcgaaatatgtgaatttagtcattttaatcaaattttattaagtttatttgacatttcaagcgcatttcaccatagtatttgagttaatattaaagtaaaaatgtgtcaaatagtataaacaactcaaatacaatcctgaaatgtgtatgaaacattaaataaacttaacaaaatttgattaaaagaactaaatctatgtattttgaaagatgaaagactaaatttgtctaaaattttaaaatagattaattctaatatttactaaaagttaaaggacaaaaaacatatttaacccaattataAATTGGAGCGAAAAAAATCTCTAGAATCGTACGAGAGCatgtaacaaaaaaacaatttcaGGGGTATTTTAGTCTTAACAAAAAGGAGCatgtaacaaaaaaacaatttcaGGGGTATTTTAGTCTTAACAAAAAGTAGATAAGGTGAGTATTACATATCCTCGTTCTTTGTAACCGTTACCATGTTAGTAGTATAGAGAGGGAACCTCTGGCACCAAATTTATTACATGTATTGTAAAGTGATCCTAATCTTTAAATTGATTAGTTGAGTTTCAAACCTTTGAAAGTTAAATTCGATTCGACCGTTGGCTCTCTTAGTCTTAGGTACATTACTCCAAAACATAACGAAACAAGAAACAAAACAGAACACGCTCCTCCACCCCCCTTCAAAAACTGTAACAGCAAACAAGAACTTCAAACCTCAACCCAACGGTAATGGCGGAAGCTGAGGATTTTGGGTTCGCCCCAGATGAAATGGTAGTGAATGAGAACCTTGGCTACCCCAAAGCCTTCGCAAAACTCTGCCGTGACCGGGGTTTCGGTGCCTACACCCATGGCCCTCCCTTTACCTTCATCCCTTATGCTTTGCAAGAACATGaggtaaacaaaaaaaaaaatcgatctttctttctctctatcATGTATGTCTTAGCTTAAGTGGTGAAGAAAACATTTAAAGTGAGTTCTGAGTTTGAATTCAAGAATTTTGTGTTGTTGGTTGTTGTTTTAGGCTGAGAGAGCTGGGGATTTGGATGAGATGTTTCCGATTATTGATCCCAAAGCTAAGGCTACCAGCAAGTCTAAGATCTTTGTCAGTGTCTTGTGGAAGCAGCTCCGCCATCTTGGGTAGGTTTCAATTTGGAAGATTCTGaaagtttcaattttgattTCTGATGCATTGCTTGTGTTGTGTTATTAACAATTTCGCAAATATCAGGAATGCTGGCTTTGACCCCGCTGTAATTCGAGTGGATGGTTATGGCAATGTGATCTATTATCATGCAGATTCTGCCTCTCCTCTGGCTTGGGATGTTGATCACTGGTTTCCTTGTTCAagtaattttcatttctttttatacTCTGAGAATGTGTAGAAGTAGAATTCAATTAGGGTGTGTGTGTCACATGGTATGATTTTGCTCCTTTGGTATCGGAATG
This region of Vigna unguiculata cultivar IT97K-499-35 chromosome 5, ASM411807v1, whole genome shotgun sequence genomic DNA includes:
- the LOC114183354 gene encoding pleiotropic drug resistance protein 1-like; translated protein: MANGNPTKGTSSFQVSRSSIWRDGSGVFSRNSFEEDDEEALKWAALEKLPTYNRLKKGLLITSNGEVKEIDVTDIGTQERKHVLERLVRDAEEDNEKFLLKLRERIDRVGISFPTIEARFEHLNVEAEAYVGSRALPTFFNFIVNTVESYLNYMHILSSKKKHVNILKDVSGIVKPCRMTLLLGPPSSGKTTLLLALAGKLDPDLKVSGRVTYNGHEMNEFVPQRTSAYISQHDVHIGEMTVRETLAFSARCQGVGSRYDLLSELSRREIAANIKPDPIVDIYMKATASKSQEANQMMTEYILKILGLEMCADIVVGDEMLRGISGGQRKRVTTGEMLVGPTNALFMDEISSGLDSSTTVQIIKCLRQIVHILDGTAVISLLQPEPETYELFDDIILLSNGQIVYQGPREFVLEFFESMGFRCPERKAVADFLQEVTSRKDQQQYWIHEDEPYSFVTVNEFAKAFQCFHVGRELRDELAIQFDKTKNHPAALTTKKYGVDMKELLKANFSREYLLMKRNAFVHIFKLSQLAVMAVIAMTVFLRTEMHKGSVDNGGVYTGALFFSIVMVLFNGMADISMNVAKLPIFYKQRDLLFYPAWAYAIPNWVLKIPITLAEVVVWVSITYYVIGFDPSVGRFFKQYLLLLLLGQMASALFRTIAATGRNMIIANTFGSFAIVTLLTLGGFILSREDVKKWWTWGYWISPIMYEQNAMMVNEFLGQSWSHVLPNSTESLGIEVLKSRGFFTHASWYWIGVGALLGFVALLNITFTLALTFLNPLEKPQAIILKESHGNKHEDKTLQDIGLPLKLPGNGPSSSIETVRPKEVAEPSHGRKRGMILPFEPHSLTFDGITYSVDMPQEMKNHGVIEDRLVLLKGVSGAFRPGILTALMGVSGAGKTTLLDVLAGRKSGGYIEGTITVSGYPKRQETYARISGYCEQNDIHSPNVTVYESLLYSAWLRLSPEVNSETRKMFIEEVMELVELNLLREALVGLPGVSGLSTEQRKRLTIAVELVANPSIIFMDEPTSGLDARAAAIVMRTVRNIVDTGRTIVCTIHQPSIDIFEAFDELFLLKRGGQEIYVGPLGRHSNELIEYFERIEGVGKIKDGHNPAAWMLEITTSAREKDLNIDFADIYKNSELYRRNKAHVEELSKPASGFKELHFSSQYAQPFFIQCKACLWKQHWSYWRNPPYTAVRFLFTAFVALMFGTMFWDLGSKTRRKQDLFNAIGSMYNAILFLGVQNAFSVQPVVAIERTVFYRERAAGMYSAIPYAFAQVVIEIPYTFVQAVTYGIIVYAMIGFEWTASKFFWYLFFMYFTFLYFTFYGMMTVAVTPNQHIASIVATSFYGLWNLFSGFVVPQPNIPVWWRWYYWACPVAWTLYGLAASQFGDVTSTVEANETVKEFLRRYFGYREDFVGVAAGVVVGFAVLFATIFALSVKVFNFERR